Proteins from a single region of Verrucosispora sp. NA02020:
- a CDS encoding nitrate- and nitrite sensing domain-containing protein, producing MLLDRLRIRGKLALLVLIPLLCMLGLTFPVVWERAGVAQRAGDIESTVKVASRIGTLLQHLQRERMLAIGLLLRQVERTDLVQEIAEVDDLIVDLRTELADDLSPDVSTALDGVRQLAPVRTATLAGQASPDQVIGAYGPVHLKLIDSLRLPYDVDTRTSAGRQVLALDGILRKSEGLGSGAALLVLVAAKPSPQLATVFVANMATLQSETNQLLGLITPEQLALMDVEQAALDARTGPGFLDQSSLDPVGAVSQTPVEVLYPTISSLITLGQFVEKKLVADVTAEVRADRQTAIAEAYWVAALVLLILVVVVLLALAIGRTVARPLTRLTRSADRVARVAESELVRVADDETDAAQPIRLDRVDVRARDEIGDLARAFERVQSTAALLVERQVASRRNVAQMFGHVGRRTQNLVGRQIALIDRLEQQEADQGRLESLYRLDHISSRLRRNAGNLVVLSGATGDVTHVAPVPLADAVRLALGEIEDYTRVDVAVPAEVSAAPAIIGDLVLALAELMENATVFSPPHTRVVVGGEITDDGARLTVVDHGIGMTEARLAAENVRLTRRERLDLAPTEVLGLFVVGRLARRHGWGVGLSATPGGGVTATLLIPRSSLVFGTGGATPTARASVPVALPTRHQPEPGIPMSPPVPTLDGPAPAEPVHVGAGGPTHLPAEAAALPGFDQKLLSRATESMEVGASWDAFATAPGAVEPDGTVTPDRPADGDTAVPTGRGPAPAETPPPAPTGPVPGIRQRVPGASLSRSAPRVGPVDATRADPVAARALVEQFESGVRRAEQSRAAALPQPVEPAPSGAPTQLSRRVPGANLIATTPRQTMAQNPGDPAEVRDLLNAFETGVARALRDVRPDHSDEEGTPL from the coding sequence ATGCTGCTCGATAGGCTCCGGATCCGGGGCAAACTCGCCCTGTTGGTGCTCATTCCCCTGCTCTGCATGCTCGGGCTGACGTTTCCGGTGGTATGGGAGCGCGCCGGGGTCGCCCAGCGGGCAGGCGACATCGAGAGCACCGTCAAGGTCGCCAGCCGGATCGGCACCCTGCTCCAGCACCTCCAGCGGGAGCGGATGCTCGCCATCGGTCTGCTGCTGCGGCAGGTCGAGCGCACCGATCTGGTGCAGGAGATCGCGGAGGTGGACGACCTGATCGTCGACCTGCGCACCGAGTTGGCCGACGACCTGTCCCCCGACGTGTCGACCGCGCTCGACGGGGTCCGGCAACTCGCCCCGGTACGCACCGCCACGCTGGCCGGACAGGCCAGCCCGGACCAGGTCATCGGCGCGTACGGGCCGGTCCACCTCAAGCTGATCGACTCGTTGCGGCTGCCGTACGACGTGGACACCCGCACCTCGGCCGGGCGGCAGGTGCTGGCGCTGGACGGGATCCTGCGCAAGAGCGAGGGGCTCGGCAGCGGCGCCGCCCTGCTGGTGCTGGTCGCGGCCAAGCCCAGCCCGCAGCTCGCCACCGTCTTCGTGGCCAACATGGCCACCCTCCAGTCGGAGACCAACCAGTTGCTCGGCCTGATCACGCCCGAGCAACTGGCGCTGATGGACGTCGAGCAGGCCGCCCTGGACGCCCGGACCGGGCCGGGCTTCCTGGACCAGAGCTCGCTGGACCCGGTGGGCGCGGTGTCGCAGACGCCCGTCGAGGTCCTCTACCCGACCATCTCCTCTCTGATCACGCTGGGTCAGTTCGTGGAGAAGAAGCTGGTCGCCGACGTGACCGCCGAGGTGCGGGCGGACCGGCAGACCGCGATCGCCGAGGCGTACTGGGTGGCCGCCCTGGTGCTGCTGATCCTGGTCGTGGTGGTGCTGCTCGCCCTCGCCATCGGCCGGACCGTCGCCCGGCCGCTGACCCGGCTCACCCGCTCCGCCGACCGGGTCGCCCGGGTCGCCGAGTCCGAACTGGTGCGGGTCGCCGACGACGAGACCGACGCCGCCCAGCCGATCCGGCTCGACCGGGTCGACGTCCGTGCCCGGGACGAGATCGGTGACCTGGCCCGCGCCTTCGAGCGGGTGCAGAGCACCGCCGCCCTGCTGGTGGAACGCCAGGTGGCCAGCCGGCGCAACGTGGCCCAGATGTTCGGGCACGTCGGCCGACGTACGCAGAACCTGGTCGGTCGGCAGATCGCGCTGATCGACCGGCTGGAGCAGCAGGAGGCCGACCAGGGGCGGCTGGAGAGCCTGTACCGCCTCGACCACATCTCCAGCCGGCTGCGGCGTAACGCGGGGAACCTGGTGGTGCTCTCCGGCGCCACGGGCGACGTCACCCACGTCGCGCCGGTCCCGCTGGCCGACGCGGTCCGCCTCGCGCTCGGTGAGATCGAGGACTACACCCGGGTCGACGTCGCGGTCCCGGCCGAGGTGTCGGCGGCCCCGGCGATCATCGGTGACCTGGTGCTGGCGCTGGCCGAGCTGATGGAGAACGCCACCGTCTTCTCCCCGCCGCACACCCGTGTGGTGGTCGGCGGTGAGATCACCGACGACGGCGCCCGGCTGACCGTGGTCGACCACGGGATCGGCATGACCGAGGCGCGGCTGGCCGCCGAGAACGTCCGGCTCACCCGCCGGGAACGGCTCGACCTCGCCCCGACCGAGGTGCTCGGACTCTTCGTGGTGGGTCGACTGGCGCGCCGGCACGGCTGGGGCGTCGGCCTGTCCGCGACGCCGGGCGGTGGCGTCACCGCCACCCTGCTGATCCCCCGGTCGTCGCTGGTCTTCGGCACCGGCGGGGCGACACCCACCGCCCGGGCCAGCGTGCCCGTCGCGCTGCCGACCCGGCACCAGCCCGAGCCCGGCATCCCGATGTCGCCGCCGGTGCCGACGCTGGACGGCCCGGCCCCGGCCGAGCCGGTCCACGTCGGCGCGGGCGGTCCGACCCACCTGCCGGCCGAGGCCGCCGCATTGCCCGGCTTCGACCAGAAGCTGCTCAGCCGGGCCACCGAGAGCATGGAGGTGGGTGCGTCCTGGGACGCCTTCGCCACCGCTCCGGGCGCCGTCGAACCGGACGGCACCGTCACGCCGGACCGACCGGCCGACGGCGACACCGCCGTACCGACCGGGAGAGGGCCGGCACCGGCGGAGACCCCGCCGCCCGCTCCGACCGGTCCGGTGCCCGGCATCCGGCAGCGGGTGCCCGGCGCCAGCCTGTCCAGGAGCGCACCCCGGGTGGGTCCGGTGGACGCCACCCGCGCCGACCCGGTCGCCGCCCGCGCCCTCGTCGAGCAGTTCGAGTCGGGCGTACGGCGGGCCGAGCAGAGCCGGGCGGCGGCACTTCCGCAGCCGGTCGAGCCCGCGCCCTCCGGCGCACCCACCCAACTGAGTCGGCGGGTGCCGGGCGCGAACCTGATCGCCACCACGCCCCGCCAGACGATGGCGCAGAACCCCGGCGACCCGGCCGAGGTCCGCGATCTCCTCAACGCGTTCGAGACCGGCGTCGCCCGGGCTCTGCGCGATGTCCGTCCCGACCACAGCGACGAAGAAGGAACGCCACTTTGA
- a CDS encoding roadblock/LC7 domain-containing protein, which translates to MTSPHVHENLDHQSHPAGDLSPEARTFNWLLDTFTSSTAGVLEAIAVSSDGLLMAMSAIKDRSNAERLAAVVSGMTSLAGGAASWYALGGLNRVVVDMAEGYLLISAISSGSVLGVVADRSANLGTVAYEMTLFAGRAGSALTPRLIAELKNSVQQ; encoded by the coding sequence TTGACCAGCCCGCACGTACACGAGAACCTCGACCACCAGAGCCACCCGGCCGGGGACCTCAGCCCCGAGGCCCGCACGTTCAACTGGCTCCTGGACACCTTCACCTCGAGCACGGCAGGGGTGCTGGAGGCGATCGCCGTCTCGTCGGACGGGTTGCTGATGGCCATGTCCGCGATCAAGGACCGGTCCAACGCGGAGCGGCTCGCCGCAGTGGTCTCCGGCATGACCAGCCTGGCCGGCGGCGCCGCCAGCTGGTACGCGTTGGGCGGGCTGAACCGGGTCGTGGTGGACATGGCCGAGGGCTACCTGCTCATCAGCGCGATCAGCAGCGGCTCGGTGCTCGGTGTGGTCGCCGACCGGTCGGCCAACCTCGGCACCGTCGCGTACGAGATGACCCTCTTCGCCGGTCGGGCCGGAAGCGCGCTCACCCCGCGCCTGATCGCCGAACTCAAGAACTCCGTTCAGCAATGA
- a CDS encoding DUF742 domain-containing protein, which yields MNPDAAGAEQEPVFRIRPYLREPSSVGDAAPVDAPAAVGSAAASVVGSEPEAAGPTGLRPFVLTAGRVAGADPSIGLETQVTARPGPEPWTSVTARLTPELQAIVALCGDPISVAEISAKTRLHFGVTRVLVGDLRAAGHLDVHVNDADDALDPDVILRVIDGLRAIS from the coding sequence ATGAACCCCGACGCCGCCGGTGCGGAACAGGAGCCGGTGTTCCGGATCCGGCCCTACCTGCGTGAGCCCTCCTCGGTCGGCGACGCCGCCCCGGTGGACGCACCGGCGGCGGTCGGATCGGCGGCGGCGTCGGTCGTCGGATCGGAACCCGAGGCGGCCGGTCCGACCGGACTCCGCCCGTTCGTGCTCACGGCCGGGCGGGTGGCCGGCGCCGACCCGTCGATCGGCCTGGAGACCCAGGTGACCGCCCGGCCCGGCCCCGAGCCGTGGACCAGTGTGACCGCGCGGCTGACCCCGGAACTCCAGGCGATCGTGGCACTCTGCGGCGACCCGATCTCGGTCGCCGAGATCTCCGCCAAGACCCGGTTGCACTTCGGTGTGACCCGGGTCCTGGTGGGCGACCTGCGGGCCGCCGGCCACCTGGACGTACACGTCAACGACGCCGACGACGCCCTCGACCCCGACGTCATCCTGCGAGTGATTGATGGACTTCGTGCAATCTCCTGA
- a CDS encoding ATP/GTP-binding protein, with amino-acid sequence MDFVQSPDWPVAPQGALAANSATARYGGSAPVPPSVGRATPPPPPAPVASPPPYRPPAATGGRGAHRRTPPIPVKILVAGGFGVGKTTTVGAISEIVPLTTEAEMTIAGIGVDDPGQRSDKTTTTVAMDFGCVTIDRSLKLYLFGTPGQARFGFMWDDLARGALGALVVVDSARLDDCYPAIDFFERAGLPFVVGVNAFDGQLAHDLNAIRWALAIGEHVPLVQFDARDRLSVRDALLVVLDRALDRAIRDKRA; translated from the coding sequence ATGGACTTCGTGCAATCTCCTGACTGGCCGGTCGCCCCGCAGGGCGCGCTCGCCGCCAACAGCGCCACGGCCCGCTACGGCGGCTCCGCGCCGGTCCCCCCGTCGGTGGGACGGGCCACCCCGCCGCCGCCCCCCGCACCGGTTGCTTCGCCACCGCCGTACCGGCCGCCCGCGGCGACCGGCGGAAGGGGTGCGCACCGCCGGACCCCGCCGATCCCGGTCAAGATCCTGGTGGCCGGGGGCTTCGGGGTGGGTAAGACGACCACCGTGGGTGCCATCTCGGAGATCGTGCCGCTGACCACCGAGGCGGAGATGACGATCGCCGGTATCGGGGTCGACGACCCCGGCCAGCGCTCGGACAAGACCACGACCACCGTGGCGATGGACTTCGGCTGCGTCACCATCGACCGCAGCCTGAAGCTCTACCTGTTCGGCACGCCCGGCCAGGCCCGCTTCGGCTTCATGTGGGACGACCTGGCCCGGGGCGCGCTCGGCGCGCTGGTGGTGGTGGACAGCGCCCGGCTGGACGACTGCTACCCGGCGATCGACTTCTTCGAGCGGGCCGGCCTACCGTTCGTGGTCGGGGTGAACGCCTTCGACGGGCAGCTGGCGCACGACCTCAACGCGATCCGGTGGGCCCTGGCCATCGGTGAGCACGTACCTCTGGTGCAGTTCGACGCCCGGGACCGGCTCTCCGTGCGGGACGCCCTGCTGGTCGTCCTCGATCGGGCGTTGGACCGGGCGATCCGGGACAAGCGGGCCTGA
- a CDS encoding AAA family ATPase yields the protein MGEPELTLIASLRPAALDARRGIVRLHPEALTALALRPGDPVRLTGRRVTAGIAAEAEPGSGAGLLHADDLTLGNLGVRDGGEVTVRPAPVTAARRVLLSGPAQIVAVVSPEMLRLALLGKVVTAGDDVSLLPQDVLPDASTRTLVEAARRSLSTRVGYAWTSTLLRVVDADPAPGALVTMDTLVGWEHGPETRGKTDARRSATAVSAGLGRPTGGRTTVGADRHTDADAETGAEVWADSEVHQEHLPSVDELPGLRSQAEELTELLDLGFHHGEVLGRLGTTVALGVLVAGPAGSGKSALVRAVAAQVGARVHQLWAPEVAALTNSSAAARLRAVTAEVVAGGPAVLLVSDVEALAPADSPGPVGTVFRQCLAEVVRAGSAVVCTTGRPEAVDPALRAPDLLSLRIDVPLPDAALRREQLTVLTRPVPLAEDVRLDEVAGRTPGFVAADLAALVREAGVRAALRQKSVENPTVAMADFTAALEVVRPTTMAASTLELARVTLDDVGDLVEVKQTLTESVLWPLTYPDTFARLGVQPPRGVLLYGPPGCGKTYLVTALAGSGRANVLSVKGAELLSKWVGESERAVRELFRRAREAAPTLVFLDEVDALAPVRGQASDGGTTDRVVAALLTEMDGVESLRNVVVIGATNRPDLIDPALLRPGRLERLVYVPPPDAEARTAILRAAARNVPLAEDVDLPSLGAELDGFSAADCAALVREAALAAMRESLTAATVTADHVATARSRVRPSLDPDQVAWLAAYADKRS from the coding sequence GTGGGCGAACCCGAGTTGACCCTGATCGCCAGTCTGCGTCCGGCCGCGCTGGACGCCCGGCGTGGCATCGTCCGGCTGCACCCCGAGGCGCTCACCGCGCTCGCGCTGCGGCCAGGCGATCCGGTCCGGTTGACCGGCAGGCGGGTGACCGCCGGCATCGCCGCCGAGGCCGAACCGGGCTCCGGTGCCGGCCTGCTGCACGCCGACGACCTGACGCTGGGCAACCTCGGCGTCCGCGACGGCGGGGAGGTCACGGTGCGCCCGGCACCCGTCACCGCCGCCCGCCGGGTGCTGCTCTCCGGCCCGGCCCAGATCGTCGCGGTGGTCTCCCCGGAGATGCTGCGACTGGCGTTGCTCGGCAAGGTGGTCACCGCCGGGGACGACGTCTCCCTGCTGCCCCAGGACGTCCTCCCGGACGCGTCGACGCGCACGCTGGTGGAGGCGGCCCGACGCAGCCTCTCCACCCGGGTCGGCTACGCCTGGACCAGCACGCTCCTCCGCGTCGTCGACGCCGACCCGGCCCCGGGGGCGCTGGTCACCATGGACACCCTGGTCGGGTGGGAGCACGGCCCGGAGACCCGGGGAAAGACCGACGCCCGCAGGTCGGCGACCGCCGTCTCCGCCGGGCTCGGGCGACCGACCGGTGGGCGTACGACGGTGGGCGCTGACCGGCACACCGACGCGGACGCGGAGACCGGTGCCGAGGTCTGGGCCGACAGCGAGGTGCACCAGGAGCACCTTCCGTCGGTGGACGAGCTGCCCGGCCTGCGGTCCCAGGCGGAGGAGCTGACCGAACTGCTGGACCTGGGCTTCCACCACGGTGAGGTGCTCGGCCGACTCGGCACCACCGTCGCGCTCGGCGTACTCGTCGCCGGTCCGGCCGGCTCCGGGAAGTCCGCGCTGGTCCGGGCGGTGGCCGCGCAGGTCGGTGCCCGGGTGCACCAGCTCTGGGCTCCCGAGGTCGCGGCGCTGACCAACTCCTCGGCCGCGGCCCGGCTCCGGGCGGTGACCGCCGAGGTGGTCGCCGGTGGCCCGGCCGTGCTGCTGGTCTCGGACGTGGAGGCGCTGGCTCCGGCGGACAGCCCCGGCCCGGTGGGGACCGTGTTCCGGCAGTGCCTGGCCGAGGTCGTCCGGGCCGGCTCGGCGGTGGTCTGCACCACGGGCCGACCGGAGGCCGTGGACCCGGCGCTCCGCGCCCCGGACCTGCTCTCGCTGCGGATCGACGTCCCGCTGCCGGACGCCGCCCTGCGCCGGGAACAGCTCACCGTGCTGACCCGCCCGGTGCCGCTCGCCGAGGACGTACGGCTGGACGAGGTCGCCGGGCGTACCCCCGGGTTCGTCGCCGCCGACCTGGCCGCGCTGGTGCGGGAGGCCGGCGTGCGCGCGGCCCTGCGGCAGAAGTCGGTGGAGAACCCGACCGTCGCGATGGCCGACTTCACCGCCGCGTTGGAGGTGGTACGGCCGACCACCATGGCCGCCTCCACGCTCGAACTGGCCCGGGTGACCCTCGACGACGTCGGTGACCTGGTCGAGGTCAAGCAGACGCTGACCGAGTCGGTGCTGTGGCCGCTGACCTACCCGGACACGTTCGCCCGCCTCGGCGTGCAGCCACCGCGTGGCGTGCTGCTCTACGGTCCGCCCGGCTGCGGCAAGACGTACCTGGTGACCGCGCTGGCCGGGTCCGGCCGGGCGAACGTGCTCTCGGTCAAGGGCGCCGAACTGCTGTCGAAGTGGGTCGGCGAGAGCGAACGCGCGGTCCGTGAACTGTTCCGGCGGGCCCGGGAAGCCGCGCCGACGCTGGTGTTCCTGGACGAGGTGGACGCCCTGGCCCCGGTACGCGGCCAGGCCAGCGACGGCGGCACCACCGACCGGGTGGTGGCCGCGCTGCTGACCGAGATGGACGGCGTCGAGTCACTGCGCAACGTGGTGGTGATCGGCGCGACGAACCGGCCCGACCTGATCGACCCGGCGCTGCTGCGGCCCGGACGGCTGGAACGGCTGGTCTACGTACCGCCGCCGGACGCCGAGGCGCGGACGGCGATCCTGCGGGCCGCGGCCCGCAACGTACCGCTCGCCGAGGACGTCGACCTGCCCTCGCTCGGCGCGGAGCTGGACGGCTTCTCCGCCGCCGACTGCGCGGCGCTGGTCCGGGAGGCGGCGCTGGCCGCGATGCGCGAGTCGCTGACCGCCGCCACGGTCACCGCCGACCACGTCGCCACCGCCCGATCCCGGGTACGCCCGTCCCTGGACCCCGACCAGGTCGCCTGGCTGGCCGCCTACGCCGACAAACGCAGCTGA
- a CDS encoding GNAT family N-acetyltransferase: MTGAVRLEPVDEKNLEPLLSVAAAEAEPAEVMPPVEAPAGWSHARREAFREFHRASFGGLDGPTRTAMYAILAGGEVVGMIRMTRRDAPDTVEVGMWLGQSARGQGIGRAALCELMNLAPDVGVRTVVADTTADNHGALYVLERCGAKLREDGDRVYAEIALNPAP; this comes from the coding sequence GTGACGGGTGCGGTCCGGTTGGAGCCGGTAGACGAGAAGAACCTCGAACCGTTGCTCTCCGTAGCGGCGGCCGAGGCGGAACCGGCCGAGGTGATGCCGCCGGTGGAGGCACCGGCGGGCTGGTCGCACGCGCGGCGGGAGGCGTTCCGGGAGTTCCACCGCGCCAGCTTCGGCGGGCTCGACGGGCCCACACGCACCGCCATGTACGCCATCCTGGCCGGCGGTGAGGTGGTCGGCATGATCCGGATGACCCGGCGGGACGCCCCGGACACCGTCGAGGTGGGCATGTGGCTGGGCCAGTCCGCCCGGGGCCAGGGCATCGGGCGGGCGGCGCTGTGCGAGCTGATGAACCTCGCGCCGGACGTCGGAGTGCGGACCGTGGTCGCGGACACCACGGCGGACAACCACGGTGCCCTGTACGTGCTGGAGAGGTGCGGCGCCAAACTGCGCGAGGACGGCGACCGGGTGTACGCCGAGATCGCCCTCAACCCCGCCCCCTGA
- a CDS encoding DUF3263 domain-containing protein, whose amino-acid sequence MQPADAAETAETGPDAVTVPPPRSAPEVESTRAPDAGVVGPEGSEDTAEDAAAESAPEAAVPPAGGLADRDREILAFERQWWRHAGAKEQAIRDRFGLSATRYYQLLNALLDNPAALAADPVLVGRLVRLRASRARNRRR is encoded by the coding sequence ATGCAGCCCGCCGACGCCGCTGAGACAGCGGAGACCGGTCCGGACGCCGTCACGGTGCCGCCGCCACGGTCCGCCCCCGAGGTGGAGTCGACCCGGGCGCCGGACGCGGGTGTCGTCGGCCCCGAAGGATCCGAGGACACCGCCGAGGACGCCGCAGCGGAGAGTGCCCCCGAGGCAGCCGTTCCGCCCGCCGGGGGGCTCGCCGACCGGGACCGCGAGATCCTCGCCTTCGAACGCCAGTGGTGGCGACACGCCGGTGCGAAGGAACAGGCCATCCGGGACCGTTTCGGGCTCTCCGCGACCCGCTACTACCAGTTGCTGAACGCGTTGCTGGACAACCCGGCCGCGCTGGCGGCAGACCCGGTGCTGGTGGGCCGGCTGGTCCGGCTGCGCGCTTCCCGCGCACGCAACAGGCGCCGCTGA
- a CDS encoding ABC transporter permease subunit, producing the protein MSLFRTELRRLAKRRFARWMAVGGLLVLAVVVVGMFVSNQKIGPDQWAAAERSADRQYQEQVRWAEQERVACERAKTTGEEFYTTNCAEISPPAREDIEAEWFLPSTFDFRESFGDMLIPLAAILALIGFVVGASFVGAEWSTGGMMNLLLWRPKRLTVLLTKLGALLTGLLALALPATVAWFGSMWLVANLRGSTEQMTSGAWQSFLLTGLRGIVLALVAATVGFALASLGRHTAMALGGAIGVLVVGQMAIAVLLSMIQVRYLDAWLLPTYAYAWMTKEIELQDWRSCDASYTGNCEPATLAITWQHSSLLFTVGVVLFLGAAMWAMRRRDIN; encoded by the coding sequence GTGAGTCTCTTCCGTACCGAGCTGCGCCGGCTCGCCAAACGACGCTTCGCCCGCTGGATGGCGGTGGGGGGCCTGCTGGTGCTGGCCGTCGTCGTGGTCGGCATGTTCGTCAGCAACCAGAAGATCGGCCCGGACCAGTGGGCCGCGGCGGAACGGTCCGCCGACCGGCAGTACCAGGAGCAGGTCCGCTGGGCCGAGCAGGAGCGCGTCGCCTGCGAGCGGGCGAAGACGACGGGCGAGGAGTTCTACACCACCAACTGCGCGGAGATCAGCCCGCCGGCACGTGAGGACATCGAGGCGGAGTGGTTCCTGCCCTCGACGTTCGACTTCCGCGAGAGCTTCGGCGACATGCTGATCCCGCTCGCCGCGATCCTGGCCCTGATCGGGTTCGTGGTCGGCGCCTCCTTCGTGGGCGCCGAGTGGAGCACCGGCGGGATGATGAACCTGCTGCTCTGGCGACCGAAACGGCTGACCGTGCTGCTGACCAAGCTCGGCGCGCTGCTCACCGGGCTGCTCGCCCTGGCGCTGCCCGCCACGGTGGCCTGGTTCGGCAGCATGTGGCTGGTCGCCAACCTGCGCGGCAGCACCGAGCAGATGACCTCCGGCGCCTGGCAGTCGTTCCTGCTCACCGGGCTTCGCGGCATCGTGCTGGCACTGGTGGCGGCGACGGTGGGCTTCGCCCTGGCGTCGCTGGGTCGGCACACCGCGATGGCGCTCGGCGGAGCGATCGGGGTGCTGGTGGTCGGTCAGATGGCGATCGCCGTCCTGCTGAGCATGATCCAGGTGCGGTACCTCGACGCGTGGCTGCTGCCCACCTACGCGTACGCCTGGATGACCAAGGAGATCGAGCTCCAGGACTGGCGCTCCTGCGACGCCTCGTACACGGGCAACTGTGAGCCGGCGACGCTGGCGATCACCTGGCAGCACTCGTCGCTGCTGTTCACGGTCGGCGTCGTGCTCTTCCTCGGCGCGGCGATGTGGGCGATGCGCCGCCGCGACATCAACTGA
- a CDS encoding ABC transporter ATP-binding protein — MPAVLEIEGLRKTYRSRRRGTRNALDGFDMRVEAGQVHGFLGPNGSGKTTTLRTLLGLIRPDGGRMAILGHEVPAALPQVAGQVGAIVESPQFFPHFSAKDTLSLLAGAGDVPAQRVDEVLELVGLRDRAGERVKTYSLGMKQRLAVASALLKNPRLLILDEPANGLDPGGIREMRSLMRNLSESGMTVVLSSHILGEIQLICDSVTIISLGRRVAFGPVDEVLAQHSSGGVRVRLEAVTDLPVAAAALTQAGVRVTTNADHLMLAGVDKPATVTRLLAEQGLYVSELAPIAVDLESVFLELTATAPVPGQHRQVDQSVRIDGAAPSAPTAGGWGA, encoded by the coding sequence TTGCCAGCTGTCCTGGAAATCGAAGGTCTACGAAAGACGTACCGGAGCCGACGCCGTGGCACCCGCAACGCCTTGGACGGCTTCGACATGCGCGTCGAGGCGGGACAGGTGCACGGCTTCCTCGGCCCCAACGGGTCGGGCAAGACCACCACACTGCGTACGCTGCTCGGCCTGATCCGGCCCGACGGCGGCCGGATGGCGATCCTCGGGCACGAGGTGCCCGCAGCGCTGCCGCAGGTCGCCGGTCAGGTCGGCGCGATCGTGGAGAGCCCGCAGTTCTTCCCGCACTTCAGCGCCAAGGACACCCTGTCGCTGCTGGCCGGCGCCGGTGACGTGCCCGCGCAGCGGGTCGACGAGGTGCTGGAACTGGTCGGCTTGCGCGACCGGGCCGGGGAGCGGGTCAAGACGTACTCGCTCGGCATGAAGCAGCGGCTCGCGGTCGCCTCGGCGCTGCTCAAGAACCCACGGCTGCTGATCCTGGACGAGCCGGCCAACGGCCTCGACCCGGGCGGCATCCGGGAGATGCGCTCCCTGATGCGCAATCTCTCCGAATCCGGCATGACGGTGGTGCTGTCCAGCCACATCCTCGGCGAGATCCAGCTCATCTGCGACTCGGTCACCATCATCTCGTTGGGTCGCCGGGTCGCCTTCGGCCCGGTCGACGAGGTGCTGGCGCAGCACTCTTCGGGCGGGGTGCGGGTCCGGCTGGAGGCCGTGACCGACCTGCCGGTCGCCGCCGCCGCGCTGACCCAGGCGGGCGTACGGGTCACCACGAACGCCGACCACCTGATGCTCGCCGGGGTGGACAAGCCGGCCACCGTCACCCGGCTCCTCGCCGAGCAGGGGCTCTACGTCAGCGAACTCGCACCGATCGCGGTCGACCTGGAGAGCGTCTTCCTCGAACTGACCGCCACCGCACCGGTCCCCGGTCAGCACCGGCAGGTCGACCAGTCCGTACGAATCGACGGGGCGGCACCGTCCGCGCCCACCGCAGGAGGTTGGGGCGCGTGA
- a CDS encoding DeoR/GlpR family DNA-binding transcription regulator, translating into MDRYARWNALLEMLTDSGRVTVEEAAERLDVSQATIRRDFDQLAQQQMITRTRGGAVANGVSYDLPLRYKTAKHSAEKQRIGAAAAALVSPGTVVGLNGGTTSTEVARALAVRPDLNTNAEGAQLTVVTNALNIANELLVRSRMKVVVAGGVVRPKSFELVGPLGGALLREVTLDVALLGVDAIDPQLGAAAHHEGEAAMNNLMVARAKRVVIIADSSKLGGHAFARICSVERVETLVTDSGAAPEVVDAFRVAGVHVICA; encoded by the coding sequence GTGGACCGCTACGCGAGATGGAACGCCCTGCTCGAAATGCTGACCGACTCCGGTCGGGTCACCGTCGAGGAGGCCGCCGAACGCCTGGACGTCTCGCAGGCCACCATCCGCCGCGACTTCGACCAGCTCGCCCAACAGCAGATGATCACGCGTACCCGGGGTGGCGCGGTCGCCAACGGTGTCTCGTACGACCTGCCGCTGCGCTACAAGACCGCCAAGCACTCCGCCGAGAAGCAGCGGATCGGCGCGGCCGCCGCCGCGCTGGTGTCCCCGGGCACCGTGGTCGGCCTCAACGGCGGCACCACCAGCACCGAGGTGGCGCGGGCGCTGGCCGTCCGCCCGGATCTCAACACCAATGCCGAGGGCGCGCAGCTGACCGTGGTCACCAACGCCCTGAACATCGCCAACGAGCTGCTGGTCCGGTCCCGGATGAAGGTCGTGGTGGCCGGCGGGGTGGTGCGGCCGAAGTCGTTCGAGCTGGTCGGCCCGTTGGGTGGGGCGCTGCTGCGCGAGGTCACTCTCGACGTGGCGCTGCTCGGCGTGGACGCCATCGATCCGCAGCTCGGCGCCGCCGCCCACCACGAGGGTGAGGCGGCGATGAACAACCTGATGGTGGCCCGCGCCAAGCGGGTCGTGATCATTGCGGACTCGTCCAAACTGGGCGGTCACGCCTTCGCCCGCATCTGCTCCGTGGAACGGGTCGAGACGCTGGTCACCGACTCGGGTGCGGCACCCGAGGTGGTCGATGCCTTCCGCGTCGCCGGTGTCCACGTCATCTGCGCCTGA